One region of Gilliamella sp. ESL0405 genomic DNA includes:
- the cysG gene encoding siroheme synthase CysG has protein sequence MDYLPLFCKLENRECLLVGGGEIAERKARLLLEAGAKLTVNALEFNEQFLCWQKQNQLVLEQGEFNAQLLDNKWLVIAATNCQQTNQAVSLAAENRRIFCNVVDSPKDASFIMPSIIDRSPIMVAVSSAGHAPVLARLLREKLESILPQHLGKLAQYAGYLRNKAKQTYKTLTERRRFWEKLFTHDRLAQAIANNDSQQVEKLTNELFELSLDDRGEVVLVGAGPGDAGLLTLKGLQQIQQADIIVYDRLVSDEIMNLARRDAQRIFVGKRAGYHCVPQEQINQILLEQAQKGLRVVRLKGGDPFIFGRGGEELETLFNANIPFSVVPGITAASGCSAYSGIPLTHRNYAHSVRLITGHLKDGSHLDWQSLAAEKQTLVFYMGLSQAQNISQQLIQHGMNEQTPVAIVEEGTSTKQKVVAGLLCDLASLALQARSPSLIIVGPVVALREKLNWFSNH, from the coding sequence ATGGATTATTTACCACTATTTTGTAAGTTAGAAAACCGTGAATGTCTGTTAGTTGGTGGTGGTGAAATTGCCGAGCGAAAAGCTCGGCTATTACTTGAAGCGGGTGCAAAGTTAACGGTTAATGCGCTTGAATTTAATGAGCAATTTTTATGCTGGCAAAAACAGAATCAGTTGGTACTTGAGCAAGGCGAATTCAATGCCCAATTGCTGGATAATAAATGGTTGGTTATAGCTGCAACAAATTGTCAGCAGACAAATCAAGCGGTCAGTTTAGCGGCGGAAAATCGCCGTATCTTTTGTAATGTAGTTGATTCACCGAAAGATGCCAGCTTTATTATGCCTTCTATTATTGATCGTTCGCCGATTATGGTTGCCGTATCTTCTGCCGGGCATGCACCGGTTTTAGCTCGTTTATTACGAGAAAAACTTGAATCGATTTTACCCCAGCATTTAGGTAAATTAGCGCAATATGCAGGTTATTTACGTAATAAAGCCAAACAGACTTATAAAACACTGACTGAGCGTCGCCGCTTTTGGGAGAAGCTTTTTACTCATGATCGGTTAGCGCAAGCCATTGCCAATAATGATTCACAGCAGGTTGAAAAGTTAACCAACGAGCTATTTGAACTTTCGCTTGATGATCGGGGCGAAGTTGTTTTAGTCGGTGCAGGTCCGGGTGATGCAGGGTTATTGACATTAAAAGGATTACAGCAGATCCAACAAGCTGATATTATTGTTTATGACCGTTTAGTCTCCGATGAGATAATGAATCTGGCAAGGCGTGATGCTCAACGGATATTTGTGGGTAAGCGGGCAGGGTATCACTGCGTTCCTCAAGAACAGATCAATCAGATCTTATTAGAACAAGCGCAAAAAGGTTTGCGGGTGGTTCGGTTAAAAGGGGGCGATCCGTTTATCTTTGGTCGTGGTGGGGAAGAACTTGAAACCTTATTTAATGCAAATATTCCATTTTCTGTCGTGCCCGGTATTACCGCTGCCTCTGGATGTTCAGCTTATAGCGGTATTCCATTGACTCACCGTAATTATGCACATAGTGTTCGTTTAATTACCGGACATTTAAAAGATGGTAGTCATCTTGATTGGCAAAGTTTAGCGGCGGAAAAGCAGACGTTAGTCTTTTATATGGGACTTTCACAAGCGCAAAATATTAGTCAGCAATTAATTCAGCATGGCATGAATGAGCAAACGCCGGTAGCAATTGTTGAGGAAGGTACCAGCACCAAACAGAAAGTGGTAGCCGGTTTGCTTTGTGATTTAGCCTCGTTGGCTTTACAAGCCCGTAGTCCAAGTTTAATCATTGTCGGGCCAGTTGTTGCGCTGCGAGAAAAACTCAATTGGTTTTCAAATCATTGA
- a CDS encoding HlyD family secretion protein, with protein MKKNIKIPVIFLLILTFASFLIFLGSRNDAVTVAKSIKSGVLTADEINIAFQNVGGKLIKRYVQESQIVKKGDLLMQLEDVDTKLAINRLQAQVDSQKAMVAQEQAAIEITENETNLNELSTWRKIEEVKANLEAAKSTENLNRIEYNRYMQMRKGGNTSQSQLDNVSNAYTASKMQVLQIKSQLSTLMIGATPEQVSQFEQTQDATGMTLQSITIARQKLQNRQNQLAQLKAQLAQAETELEQLQINYKRLTLTAPEDGKVLKLMFEDGEMVPNGAPAVLLETDRKYIDIYVNEKMVNDYQPGTMVKANVIALDKEVKGKVRFATAAPSFADLRMTRERGQADLTSYQVRIYMESIPHLLTGMTLEVDQ; from the coding sequence ATGAAAAAAAATATCAAAATCCCAGTTATATTTTTATTAATATTAACTTTTGCATCATTCTTAATCTTTTTAGGCTCACGAAACGACGCTGTAACTGTTGCCAAAAGCATCAAATCTGGCGTATTAACTGCTGATGAGATTAACATTGCCTTTCAAAATGTGGGCGGAAAACTCATTAAACGTTACGTGCAAGAGTCACAAATAGTGAAAAAGGGTGATCTTTTAATGCAACTCGAAGATGTCGATACAAAATTAGCTATTAACCGTCTTCAAGCACAAGTTGACAGCCAAAAGGCAATGGTTGCCCAAGAGCAAGCCGCCATTGAAATCACCGAAAATGAAACTAACCTAAATGAGTTATCAACATGGCGTAAAATTGAAGAGGTTAAAGCCAATTTAGAAGCGGCAAAATCGACAGAAAATTTAAATCGCATTGAGTATAACCGTTACATGCAAATGCGTAAGGGCGGTAACACATCGCAATCGCAACTCGATAATGTCAGCAATGCTTATACCGCATCAAAAATGCAAGTGTTGCAAATTAAAAGCCAGCTATCAACACTGATGATTGGTGCAACACCGGAGCAAGTCAGCCAGTTTGAACAAACACAAGATGCAACCGGTATGACTTTACAATCAATCACCATTGCCAGACAAAAACTGCAAAATCGCCAAAATCAGTTAGCTCAACTCAAAGCACAACTGGCTCAAGCTGAAACAGAATTAGAACAGCTACAAATCAATTATAAACGTCTTACTTTAACTGCTCCGGAAGACGGTAAAGTTTTAAAACTGATGTTTGAAGATGGCGAAATGGTACCAAATGGTGCGCCAGCGGTATTGTTAGAAACCGATCGAAAATATATCGACATTTATGTTAACGAAAAAATGGTCAACGATTATCAGCCCGGCACCATGGTAAAAGCCAATGTTATTGCACTTGATAAAGAAGTAAAAGGTAAAGTTCGTTTTGCAACTGCCGCACCGTCTTTCGCTGACCTCCGTATGACACGGGAACGAGGGCAAGCGGATTTAACTTCTTACCAAGTCAGAATTTATATGGAATCTATTCCACATCTATTAACCGGAATGACACTTGAGGTCGATCAATGA
- the narL gene encoding two-component system response regulator NarL, which produces MEQIKSSILLIDDHPMLRNGVKQLINTVNHFEVVGETGLGTEGIKLAEKLEPEIILLDINIHGMSGLEILRYLREKNISSRIIMFTVSDDKEDIISALKNGADGYLLKDMEPEDFLNALKDIAEGKVIMDEAISHIIINYMRQSTKPQTKQIHDVKLLTPREHEIFNLLVQGLSNKLIAKDLDIVESTVKVHVKSIFKKLNFKSRMEMTVWYLQSKE; this is translated from the coding sequence ATGGAGCAGATAAAAAGTTCAATACTGCTAATTGACGATCACCCTATGTTAAGAAATGGCGTAAAGCAATTAATTAATACTGTTAACCACTTTGAAGTTGTAGGTGAAACAGGATTAGGTACTGAAGGGATTAAATTAGCGGAAAAACTTGAACCGGAAATTATTTTATTAGATATCAATATTCATGGTATGAGTGGTTTAGAAATTTTACGTTATTTACGTGAAAAAAACATCTCAAGCCGGATCATCATGTTTACCGTATCAGATGACAAAGAAGATATTATATCCGCCCTTAAAAATGGTGCTGACGGCTATTTATTGAAAGATATGGAGCCAGAAGACTTTCTCAACGCTTTAAAAGATATTGCGGAGGGAAAAGTTATTATGGATGAAGCCATTTCGCACATAATTATCAATTATATGCGCCAAAGCACAAAGCCACAGACCAAACAAATTCATGATGTAAAGTTACTCACACCAAGAGAACATGAGATATTTAATCTGCTGGTGCAAGGTCTATCTAACAAATTGATCGCAAAAGATTTGGATATAGTGGAAAGTACCGTAAAAGTTCATGTAAAAAGTATTTTTAAGAAATTAAATTTCAAATCACGCATGGAAATGACCGTATGGTATTTACAGAGCAAAGAGTAA
- a CDS encoding MarR family winged helix-turn-helix transcriptional regulator: MNYKSRVLPSRETLARAQRFNDEIVDVSGVDLVLSLITTADLIRSNIYAQLAKDYDVSEGKFALLMSLFSEGETCASDLALRIGVTPATVSVMVKRMLAATNPLISMTKNDEDGRSRLITLTQAGITLIQNALPNHLKSIRAFAQVLNPQEQESLILMLRKLLRK, from the coding sequence TTGAATTACAAGTCTAGAGTACTTCCGTCTCGTGAAACCTTAGCACGAGCTCAAAGATTTAATGATGAAATTGTCGATGTTTCAGGCGTCGATCTCGTTTTGAGCTTGATTACCACAGCTGATTTAATACGATCTAATATTTATGCACAACTTGCTAAAGATTATGATGTTTCTGAAGGCAAGTTTGCCTTATTAATGTCACTGTTTTCCGAAGGTGAAACTTGTGCAAGCGATCTTGCATTACGTATAGGAGTGACACCAGCAACTGTATCGGTAATGGTTAAACGAATGCTAGCAGCAACCAACCCACTTATATCCATGACAAAAAATGATGAAGATGGTCGGTCACGTTTAATTACATTAACACAAGCAGGCATAACATTAATTCAAAATGCATTACCCAATCACCTAAAATCGATTCGTGCTTTTGCTCAGGTTTTAAATCCACAAGAACAAGAATCTTTAATATTGATGTTACGTAAATTATTACGAAAATAA
- the nirC gene encoding nitrite transporter NirC, with amino-acid sequence MYTETINKCATNAARIVRLAKTNPFGFWLSSAMAGAYVGLGIILIFTLGNLLDPSLRPLVMGATFGIALTLVVIAGSELFTGHTMFLTFGVKCKKITNKQMWLVLPQTWLANLLGSIFVAALYFYASTPLLSVNTSLVHSAALAKTMAPASALFFRGILCNWLVCLAIWMANRVEGSAKFIAIWWCLLAFIACGYEHSVANMTLFSLSWFGDHSEAYNLVGIGHNLLWVSLGNIVSGAVFMGLGYWYSTPKTERPKG; translated from the coding sequence ATGTATACCGAAACAATTAATAAATGTGCTACTAATGCAGCACGTATTGTTCGTTTAGCCAAAACTAATCCATTTGGGTTTTGGTTAAGTTCTGCTATGGCGGGCGCTTATGTTGGTCTTGGCATTATTTTAATTTTCACATTAGGCAATTTGCTCGATCCTTCGTTAAGACCGTTAGTTATGGGTGCAACATTTGGTATCGCCTTAACTTTAGTTGTTATCGCTGGGTCAGAGTTGTTTACTGGTCACACCATGTTTTTAACTTTTGGTGTTAAATGTAAAAAGATCACAAATAAGCAAATGTGGCTTGTTTTACCGCAGACGTGGTTAGCTAATTTATTGGGATCTATTTTTGTAGCCGCATTATATTTTTATGCCTCAACACCATTATTATCAGTCAATACCAGCTTAGTGCATAGCGCTGCACTGGCTAAAACAATGGCACCGGCAAGTGCGCTATTTTTTCGTGGCATTTTGTGTAACTGGTTAGTGTGTTTAGCCATTTGGATGGCAAATCGTGTTGAAGGGTCAGCCAAATTTATTGCCATTTGGTGGTGTTTACTTGCTTTTATTGCTTGTGGTTATGAACATTCCGTTGCCAATATGACGTTGTTTTCACTTTCATGGTTTGGTGATCATAGTGAAGCTTATAATTTAGTGGGTATCGGTCATAATTTACTTTGGGTCTCGCTGGGTAATATTGTTTCCGGTGCGGTCTTTATGGGATTAGGATACTGGTATTCAACGCCTAAAACAGAGCGACCAAAAGGATAA
- the rplU gene encoding 50S ribosomal protein L21: protein MYAVFQSGGKQHRVSEGQVVRLEKIEVETGSEIVFDKVLMVANGEDIKVGAPFVEGATIKAEIVEHGRGDKVKIVKFRRRKHYRKQQGHRQWFTDVKITAIA, encoded by the coding sequence ATGTACGCAGTTTTCCAAAGTGGTGGCAAACAACACCGAGTCAGCGAAGGACAAGTCGTTCGCTTGGAAAAAATTGAAGTCGAAACTGGTTCTGAAATCGTTTTCGATAAAGTTTTAATGGTAGCAAATGGTGAAGACATCAAAGTTGGTGCTCCGTTTGTTGAAGGTGCAACAATTAAAGCAGAGATTGTTGAACACGGTCGTGGTGACAAAGTGAAAATCGTTAAATTCCGTCGTCGTAAACACTATCGTAAACAACAAGGTCACCGTCAGTGGTTCACTGATGTGAAGATCACTGCAATCGCTTAA
- the nirD gene encoding nitrite reductase small subunit NirD, with amino-acid sequence MSQWITICKLDDILPETGVCALVGNEHVAIFRPYDTAELYAISNIDPFAEASVLSRGIIGQHENELYVASPLKKQRFRLKDGYCIDDAKYSIAHYQVKVNADGFVEVKSFC; translated from the coding sequence ATGAGTCAATGGATAACCATTTGTAAACTTGATGACATTTTACCTGAAACAGGGGTGTGTGCACTGGTTGGCAATGAGCATGTGGCCATTTTTCGCCCTTATGATACCGCTGAACTTTATGCTATCAGTAATATCGATCCTTTTGCCGAAGCAAGTGTATTATCGCGAGGCATTATTGGACAGCATGAAAATGAGTTGTATGTTGCAAGCCCATTAAAAAAACAGCGTTTTCGTTTGAAAGATGGCTATTGCATCGATGATGCTAAATACTCAATTGCACATTATCAAGTCAAAGTGAATGCAGACGGTTTTGTTGAAGTTAAATCGTTTTGTTAA
- a CDS encoding ABC transporter permease, with protein MMQNIIKSILEELDAMLSGHFIPYYKVAIGLAAIVALVFSIVLSHGAVFEGKIAVIDLDGSNYSTELISKVNTSPYIEVSEVIRSPVNPITLVSHDRNLGVLYIPKGLEKSLKRGDQTVRLGYFADDTNDAQNAKVLQSLNEYIPELGAELSVGKVAALGLGREATEATLSPMQLKTRYMFNPASSSTISTIIYFVYFFSSLTYGLTSLMIVGRLKVTGMWEMALERGFVSLLARTIPYALFYTTGLTLITAVLVIFGQLRFDGNYFAFVPSIFMTGLAFGWLGLLLSWTTNNPGEGASRMIFLVPPGFIMGGSTMAVGIMPIWTYYVSHAFPLVWLFRFFRDFAMRGRSLVDMLATYGMYIIYLTVIAFVVMLVVERVKKPAEQAQLN; from the coding sequence ATGATGCAAAACATCATTAAATCTATTCTTGAAGAGCTTGACGCAATGTTGTCAGGCCATTTTATACCTTACTATAAAGTTGCCATTGGCTTAGCGGCAATTGTTGCGCTGGTTTTCTCAATAGTACTGAGTCACGGCGCTGTATTTGAAGGCAAAATTGCCGTTATTGATCTTGACGGTTCGAACTATTCAACCGAACTAATTAGTAAAGTGAATACTTCGCCTTACATTGAAGTTTCCGAAGTTATTCGCTCACCGGTAAACCCAATTACCTTAGTTTCGCATGATCGTAATTTAGGCGTGTTATACATTCCTAAAGGTTTAGAAAAAAGCCTTAAACGAGGTGATCAAACTGTTCGTTTAGGTTATTTTGCCGATGATACTAATGACGCGCAAAACGCTAAAGTATTACAAAGCCTTAATGAATATATCCCAGAATTAGGTGCCGAACTGAGTGTCGGTAAAGTTGCTGCATTAGGATTAGGACGTGAAGCTACTGAAGCGACCTTATCGCCAATGCAACTTAAAACACGGTATATGTTTAACCCAGCCAGTTCATCAACAATATCAACTATCATCTACTTTGTGTACTTTTTCTCATCACTGACTTATGGATTAACTTCACTGATGATTGTTGGTCGACTAAAAGTTACCGGCATGTGGGAAATGGCATTAGAACGAGGGTTTGTATCACTTTTAGCTAGAACGATCCCCTACGCACTTTTTTATACAACAGGATTAACCTTAATTACCGCAGTGCTGGTGATTTTTGGGCAATTGCGTTTTGACGGCAACTATTTTGCATTTGTTCCGAGTATCTTTATGACCGGACTGGCTTTCGGTTGGCTAGGCTTACTCCTATCTTGGACAACCAATAACCCGGGCGAAGGTGCCAGCCGGATGATTTTCCTAGTACCACCAGGATTTATTATGGGCGGTTCAACCATGGCGGTCGGCATAATGCCAATTTGGACTTACTATGTCAGCCATGCATTTCCTTTAGTCTGGTTATTTCGATTCTTCCGCGATTTTGCCATGCGAGGGCGATCATTGGTTGATATGCTAGCAACTTATGGTATGTACATTATCTATTTAACTGTGATTGCTTTTGTCGTGATGTTAGTGGTTGAACGGGTAAAAAAACCAGCAGAGCAAGCGCAATTAAATTAA
- the nirB gene encoding nitrite reductase large subunit NirB codes for MSKTNLVIIGNGMVGHRFIEELVGKSLSDQFNITIFCEEPRLAYDRVHLSSYFSDYTAEALSLVRAGLYEENNINVLLNERAILINRQRKEVHSQTGRIVSYDKLIIATGSYPWVPPIEGANGCDCFVYRTIEDLDAIAECAKRSKSGAVVGGGLLGLEAAGALKNLGVATHVVEFAPVLMAEQLDVMGGEQLRRKIEEMGVGVHTCKNTQEIVHTPSGKIMQFADGSALEVDFIVFSTGIRPNDQLAKDCQLEIGQRGGIVVNDNCQTSDPDIYAIGECACWQGKVFGLVAPGYKMAGVALAHLIGEQSQFNGADMSAKLKLMGVDVGSIGDAKGKTPDSRSYVYLDENAPVYKKLVVSGDNKRLLGAVLVGDTADYSNLLQLMLNEMDLPEHPDTLILPAHAGAKPAMGVEALPDTAQICSCFDVTKAKIIDAIHAGCHTVAAIKAETKAGTGCGGCIPLVTQLLNSELAKQGIEVSHALCEHFKYSRQELYHLIRVEGLKSFNEVIKKHGSGYGCEVCKPTIGSLLASCWNDYILKQNLIPLQDSNDIFLGNIQKNGTYSVIPRSAGGEITPEGLIAVGQIAKKYHLYSKITGSQRIGLFGAQKDDLPAIWKELIDAGFESGYAYAKALRMAKTCVGSTWCRYGVGDSVGLGVELENRYKGIRAPHKFKLGVSGCTRECAEAQGKDIGVIATEKGWNLYVCGNGGMKPRHADLLAADLDKQTLIQYLDRFIIFYIRTADKLQRTSVWLENLDGGIDYLRSVIIDNKLGINDELEKEMTRLRKLTVCEWKQTVEHQENQQRFSHFINSNQRDDNVQFIAEREQHRPATAAERKAMLEEQ; via the coding sequence ATGAGTAAAACCAATCTCGTTATCATTGGTAATGGGATGGTTGGGCACCGCTTTATCGAGGAGTTAGTTGGTAAATCGTTGTCTGATCAGTTCAATATTACTATCTTTTGTGAAGAGCCTCGCCTTGCTTATGACCGTGTGCATCTTTCTTCTTATTTTTCTGACTATACCGCTGAAGCACTTTCACTTGTTCGAGCTGGACTTTATGAAGAAAACAATATCAATGTACTACTTAATGAGCGCGCTATCTTAATTAATCGTCAACGTAAAGAGGTTCACTCACAAACCGGTCGTATTGTTTCTTATGATAAGTTAATTATTGCAACGGGATCTTATCCTTGGGTTCCACCTATTGAAGGGGCAAATGGTTGTGATTGTTTTGTTTATCGAACAATAGAAGACCTTGATGCTATCGCCGAATGTGCTAAGCGTAGTAAGTCGGGCGCCGTTGTTGGTGGGGGCTTACTTGGGCTAGAGGCTGCCGGAGCGCTTAAAAATTTAGGTGTTGCAACGCATGTTGTTGAATTTGCGCCGGTATTAATGGCTGAACAACTGGATGTTATGGGTGGTGAGCAACTACGTCGTAAAATCGAGGAAATGGGCGTTGGCGTTCATACCTGTAAAAATACACAAGAAATTGTGCATACGCCGTCCGGTAAGATTATGCAATTTGCTGATGGCTCTGCACTGGAAGTCGATTTTATCGTGTTTTCAACCGGCATCAGACCAAATGATCAACTGGCTAAAGATTGTCAGCTTGAGATTGGTCAACGAGGCGGCATTGTTGTTAATGATAATTGCCAAACCTCAGATCCGGATATTTACGCTATTGGTGAGTGCGCATGCTGGCAAGGTAAGGTGTTTGGTTTAGTGGCGCCCGGCTATAAAATGGCTGGTGTCGCACTTGCCCATTTAATCGGTGAGCAAAGCCAATTTAATGGTGCTGATATGAGCGCTAAATTGAAATTAATGGGTGTTGATGTTGGTAGCATTGGTGATGCTAAAGGTAAAACACCTGACAGCCGAAGTTATGTGTACTTAGATGAAAATGCACCTGTTTATAAAAAGCTGGTGGTTAGCGGTGATAATAAAAGATTATTGGGTGCGGTGTTAGTCGGTGATACGGCAGATTACAGTAATTTATTACAGTTAATGTTAAATGAAATGGATCTTCCTGAGCATCCCGATACCTTAATTTTACCTGCTCATGCAGGGGCTAAACCTGCCATGGGGGTTGAGGCATTGCCAGATACGGCACAAATTTGCTCATGTTTTGATGTCACCAAAGCAAAAATTATCGATGCGATTCATGCTGGTTGTCATACGGTTGCGGCAATCAAGGCTGAAACTAAAGCTGGTACAGGTTGCGGTGGTTGTATTCCATTAGTGACTCAGCTATTAAACTCAGAATTAGCTAAACAAGGTATCGAAGTCAGTCATGCTTTATGTGAGCATTTCAAATATTCACGTCAAGAGTTATACCATTTGATTCGTGTTGAAGGGTTAAAATCGTTCAATGAAGTGATTAAAAAACATGGTAGTGGTTATGGTTGCGAAGTGTGTAAGCCAACCATTGGTTCACTACTGGCTTCTTGTTGGAATGATTATATCCTCAAACAAAATTTAATCCCGTTGCAAGATAGTAATGATATCTTTTTGGGTAATATTCAAAAAAATGGAACTTATTCGGTTATTCCTCGTAGTGCCGGTGGTGAAATCACACCAGAAGGCTTGATTGCTGTTGGTCAAATTGCCAAAAAATATCATCTCTATTCAAAAATAACTGGCTCACAGCGTATTGGACTGTTTGGCGCCCAAAAAGATGATTTGCCAGCTATTTGGAAAGAGTTAATCGATGCCGGTTTTGAAAGTGGTTATGCTTATGCTAAAGCACTTAGAATGGCTAAAACGTGTGTTGGTAGCACTTGGTGTCGCTATGGTGTAGGTGATAGTGTCGGTTTGGGTGTTGAACTGGAAAATCGCTATAAAGGTATCCGTGCACCGCATAAATTTAAACTTGGTGTTTCCGGCTGTACCCGTGAATGCGCTGAAGCGCAAGGTAAAGATATTGGTGTTATCGCAACGGAGAAGGGTTGGAATCTTTATGTCTGTGGTAACGGCGGTATGAAGCCACGACATGCTGATTTGCTTGCCGCTGATTTGGATAAGCAAACTTTAATTCAATATCTTGACCGTTTTATTATATTCTATATTCGTACTGCGGATAAATTACAGCGAACATCTGTGTGGCTGGAGAATTTAGACGGCGGAATTGATTATTTACGAAGTGTCATTATTGATAATAAGCTTGGCATTAATGACGAGCTTGAAAAAGAGATGACACGATTACGCAAGTTAACGGTTTGTGAATGGAAACAGACCGTTGAGCATCAAGAGAATCAACAACGATTTAGCCATTTTATTAATAGTAATCAGCGTGATGATAACGTGCAATTTATCGCAGAACGAGAACAACATCGCCCGGCGACAGCAGCAGAACGTAAAGCAATGTTAGAGGAGCAATAA
- the narX gene encoding nitrate/nitrite two-component system sensor histidine kinase NarX — MSSGKIPKKKTNYHASTINRFSLWMFFLGIIALIALSISIQVANDTKGSAYLINQLGLIRMKSYQLLSMIPLSQQDNYRLDIFNDITSEKQHSTLFKQYHLSSEFEQLQHKWASSIKPKIHQAQQMDAIREDIEQFVLQTNELVNKIDQKTENQIQYIFRLQQLFIIIIAIFLIAQCYYLRRYLLNPWRKLINMAEAISKHNFSERFTIRSRKNEFDLLGLALNNMSEQIESQYLLLEERVAEKTAELQQTNKIISFQYQATKQLHTSEPLCERFLIILRQLEELVPLTQFQIRFYESKDPEHYQQISYDNEQKLPYCQNPHCHACLIPSKPYPKNGFQRYWYLQDNGEKLGVLFASQPLEVTLSDEQENLITGLIEQMTTAIMLDRQIEQQKQYLLMKERSAMARELHDSIAQSLSCLKIHLSCLQMQSDLTSQNSIDLLATMRKEVNITYSQLRELITSFRLRLNQTGFYASLMELIEEFNQKLKFNIQLKYQLPLNIIQSKHAFHLLQFLREALNNVYKHAKATQVIIDFTIDDNQIITLSIADNGIGIQNNVKQDNHYGMVIMRDRAEILNGNLIINSQPQQGTQVMIKFKANNTIPFKIIEE; from the coding sequence ATGTCAAGCGGCAAAATACCCAAAAAAAAGACCAATTATCACGCCTCGACAATTAATCGCTTCTCATTATGGATGTTTTTTCTCGGGATAATTGCGTTAATCGCATTATCCATCTCCATTCAAGTTGCTAATGATACCAAAGGTAGTGCTTACCTAATTAATCAATTAGGGCTAATTCGCATGAAAAGCTATCAGCTATTATCGATGATCCCATTAAGCCAACAAGATAATTATCGCTTAGATATATTTAATGATATTACCAGCGAAAAACAACACTCGACTCTTTTTAAACAATATCACTTATCAAGTGAATTTGAACAGTTACAACACAAATGGGCAAGCTCAATAAAACCCAAAATACATCAAGCCCAACAAATGGATGCAATCAGAGAGGATATTGAACAATTTGTCCTACAAACTAATGAGTTAGTAAATAAAATAGATCAGAAAACTGAAAATCAAATTCAATATATTTTCCGCTTACAACAACTGTTTATCATTATTATAGCGATATTTCTTATCGCACAATGTTACTATTTACGCCGTTATCTTCTCAACCCTTGGCGTAAACTTATTAATATGGCCGAAGCCATTTCCAAACACAATTTCAGTGAACGTTTTACTATTAGATCAAGAAAAAACGAATTTGATTTATTGGGCTTAGCATTAAACAATATGTCTGAGCAAATTGAATCCCAATACTTATTACTCGAAGAGCGAGTAGCCGAAAAAACAGCCGAATTACAACAAACCAATAAAATCATTTCGTTTCAATATCAAGCAACCAAACAACTCCACACATCAGAACCATTATGTGAACGTTTTTTAATCATACTGCGCCAATTAGAAGAGTTAGTTCCACTTACCCAATTCCAGATTCGCTTTTATGAATCAAAAGACCCTGAACACTATCAACAGATCAGTTATGATAATGAGCAAAAATTGCCTTATTGCCAAAATCCCCATTGCCATGCTTGCTTAATTCCTTCGAAACCTTATCCAAAAAATGGTTTTCAACGTTATTGGTACCTACAAGATAATGGAGAAAAGCTCGGCGTTTTATTTGCCAGTCAACCACTAGAGGTAACCCTAAGTGACGAGCAAGAAAATCTAATTACCGGGTTAATTGAGCAGATGACAACAGCCATAATGCTCGATAGGCAGATAGAACAACAAAAACAGTATCTATTAATGAAAGAGCGCTCAGCAATGGCTAGAGAATTACATGACTCGATAGCTCAATCCCTTTCTTGTCTAAAAATACACCTAAGTTGTTTACAAATGCAATCGGATCTGACTTCACAAAATAGCATTGATCTATTGGCTACCATGCGTAAAGAGGTCAATATCACCTATTCGCAATTAAGAGAGTTGATCACCTCTTTCCGGTTACGCCTTAACCAGACAGGCTTTTATGCCAGTTTAATGGAGTTAATAGAAGAATTTAATCAAAAGCTAAAATTTAATATTCAACTCAAATATCAATTGCCGCTCAACATTATCCAAAGTAAACATGCTTTTCATTTATTGCAATTTCTTCGTGAAGCACTCAATAATGTCTACAAACATGCAAAAGCGACGCAAGTCATCATTGATTTCACAATTGATGACAATCAAATTATTACCTTAAGCATTGCTGATAACGGCATCGGTATACAAAACAATGTAAAACAAGACAACCATTATGGTATGGTGATAATGCGTGATAGAGCTGAAATACTTAATGGCAATTTGATCATCAATAGTCAACCACAACAAGGTACGCAAGTTATGATAAAATTTAAAGCCAACAACACCATTCCATTTAAGATAATAGAAGAGTAA